TCGTGGCAAGGCCCATGCCCGCACCCCGGCGGTGAGGGGGCGCCGCGTCGATGCCGACACCGTCGTCGTGAACGTCGACCTGGAGCCAATCGCCCGCGAGGCGCGCCGTCACGGTGACCGTACCAGATGTTGCGCGCGGGGCGATCCCGTGACGGAGGGCATTCTCGACGAGCGGTTGGAGAATGAGATGCGGCACCGCCACGTCGAGGGCAGACGGATCGAGGTGCCACTGGACGCTCAGGTGATCCTCGAACCGCGCCTGCTCGATTTCGAGATACAGGCGCAGGAACTCCAGCTCGCCCCGCAGCGACACCTCTGGTGTGTCACCTGCCGCGAGTGACCGGCGGAGCAGCTCACCCAATTGCGCCAGCACCCGCTCTGCCGCAACCACATTCTCGTGCATCAAGGAGGCAGCCGTGTTCAGCGTGTTGAACAAGAAATGCGGCCGCATCTGGGCCGTGAGCGCCTGGAGCTGCGCGCGGGCGAGCTGGGCATCACGCATCCGGACGGCCTGCGCGTAATGCAGGGCGTGGGCCACGCCGACCAGCATCAAGTACAGCACTAGGTTCTCCTGGAAGCGCGTAGCGAGAACGCGCTCTACGGTCGGCGTCTCGGCGTACCACCCTACCCAAGGGTCCAGCCATACGACAACGATGGCTCGAAGCAGTACCACGACACATGCCGTTACCAGATGCACGCCGACAGCAACATGCCAGCGTCCCCGCTCCACGGGAAAACGCTCCACGAGCCAGAAGGCGGCAACCGTGAAGGGCACCCAGAGCAGCGCATTCGTCAGGCTGATGCTGAGCGCGTATCCCCAGGTGACGGGCTCCCCCGCCGACTCGTGAAGAAAGTGAAACTGAAGCGTATATGTGAGGCCCTCGACGGTCCAGCACGCCAGGGCAATTGCGCTCCATCGCCACAGTCGCCTTGCCAAGAGAGGGACCCCTGCCACGCCCGTCAGGGTAACACTCGCGAGGCGGGCACACCGCGACGTCTGGGATGAGTTGCTATCTAGGAGGGATGAAGAGAGACGGGAAACAGCCCTTCGACTCGCTTCGCTCGCTCAGGGCATTCGCCTCGGCTGCGGCTTGCTATGAGCGAGGCTGACGGCGCACCGAAGGCGGGCCGTCAGCCGAGTCGAATGGGGACGGCTCCGGCTTTCTTCTTCGGGCGATAGACGTGCGTGCTCTCGCCGAGGGCCACCTCGGCAGACTCCATGACGGTCTCGGACAGGGT
This window of the Luteitalea sp. genome carries:
- a CDS encoding sensor protein lytS, encoding MARRLWRWSAIALACWTVEGLTYTLQFHFLHESAGEPVTWGYALSISLTNALLWVPFTVAAFWLVERFPVERGRWHVAVGVHLVTACVVVLLRAIVVVWLDPWVGWYAETPTVERVLATRFQENLVLYLMLVGVAHALHYAQAVRMRDAQLARAQLQALTAQMRPHFLFNTLNTAASLMHENVVAAERVLAQLGELLRRSLAAGDTPEVSLRGELEFLRLYLEIEQARFEDHLSVQWHLDPSALDVAVPHLILQPLVENALRHGIAPRATSGTVTVTARLAGDWLQVDVHDDGVGIDAAPPHRRGAGMGLATTRARLSHLYGPRHRFTVRGAPAGGTIATLVIPARRAAARL